A window of the Salvelinus fontinalis isolate EN_2023a chromosome 26, ASM2944872v1, whole genome shotgun sequence genome harbors these coding sequences:
- the LOC129823901 gene encoding prostaglandin G/H synthase 2-like: protein MNKVICVVLLSNVWIYFCEGVDPCCAQPCENRGLCNSKGFDDYECECTRTGYYGKNCTTPEFLTWIKISLKPAPNTVHYFLTHYKGVWNVINKITFVRNAIMSYVLTSRSHLVDSPPTYNSDYGYKSWEAYSNLSYYTRTLPPLPKGCPTPMGTAGRAVLPDAKLVVEKVMLRKRFIPDPQGSNLMFAFFAQHFTHQFFKSDLKKGPAFTKALGHGVDLHHVYGDTLERQHKLRQFKNGKLKYQVVNGEVYPPLVREVGVEMHYPPHVLEEHRFAVGHELFGLVPGLMMYATIWLREHNRVCDVMMQEHPEWDDERIFQTTRLILIGETIKIVIEDYVQHLSGYHFQLKFDPELLFNQRFQYQNRIAAEFNTLYHWHPLMPDTFNIEGRAYTYPQFVFNNSLVTEHGINNLVESFTKQIAGRVAGGRNLPPSVVGVAAKALEHSRDMRYQSLNAYRKRFNMRAYSSFEDLTGEKGLAAELESLYGEVDAVELYPGLLVERPRPNSVFGETMIEMGSPYSLKGLLGNPICSPEYWMPSTFGGIVGFDIVNTASLERLVCSNVKGPCPMVSFQVPDFFRVFEQASANASETHPSDVNPGVLLKERTSEL, encoded by the exons ATGAATAAAGTAATCTGCGTTGTTTTGCTCTCTAACGTCTGGATCTATTTCTGCGAAGGAG TGGACCCTTGCTGTGCACAACCATGTGAAAATAGGGGCTTATGTAATTCAAAAGGCTTCGACGACTATGAGTGTGAATGCACAAGAACTGGATATTATGGAAAGAACTGCACAACTC CTGAATTCCTAACATGGATAAAGATATCATTGAAACCAGCACCGAATACTGTGCACTACTTCCTTACACACTACAAAGGGGTGTGGAATGTCATCAACAAGATCACTTTTGTGAGAAATGCTATCATGAGCTATGTCTTGACAT CCCGCTCACATTTGGTGGACAGCCCACCGACTTACAATTCTGATTATGGCTACAAGAGCTGGGAAGCTTACTCCAACCTGTCTTACTATACACGGACCCTTCCCCCATTGCCAAAGGGCTGTCCTACACCTATGGGAACTGCAG GAAGAGCCGTGCTTCCAGATGCCAAGCTTGTGGTGGAGAAGGTTATGTTGAGGAAGCGGTTCATTCCGGATCCTCAGGGTTCCAATCTTATGTTCGCCTTCTTCGCCCAGCACTTCACCCACCAGTTCTTCAAATCAGACCTCAAGAAAGGACCAGCTTTCACCAAAGCCTTGGGCCATGGC GTGGACTTACACCATGTCTATGGAGAcactctggagagacagcacaaGCTGAGGCAGTTCAAGAATGGCAAACTGAAGTATCAGGTTGTGAATGGCGAGGTCTACCCCCCATTGGTAAGGGAGGTTGGGGTCGAGATGCACTATCCACCCCACGTGCTCGAGGAGCACCGCTTCGCTGTGGGCCACGAGCTTTTCGGCCTGGTCCCTGGTCTCATGATGTACGCCACCATCTGGCTGAGAGAGCACAACCGCGTCTGTGACGTCATGATGCAGGAGCATCCCGAATGGGACGACGAACGCATTTTCCAGACCACACGCCTCATCCTAATTG GCGAGACCATAAAGATCGTGATCGAGGACTACGTCCAGCACCTGAGCGGCTACCACTTCCAGCTCAAGTTCGACCCGGAGCTCCTGTTCAACCAGCGCTTCCAGTACCAGAACCGTATTGCAGCTGAGTTCAATACCCTGTACCACTGGCACCCACTAATGCCTGACACCTTCAACATCGAGGGCCGCGCCTACACCTACCCCCAGTTTGTCTTCAACAACTCCCTGGTTACAGAGCACGGCATCAACAACCTGGTGGAGTCCTTCACCAAGCAGATCGCTGGAAGG GTGGCTGGTGGACGTAACCTGCCTCCTTCAGTAGTGGGCGTGGCAGCTAAGGCCCTGGAGCACAGCAGAGACATGCGTTACCAGTCCCTCAACGCCTACAGGAAACGCTTCAACATGAGGGCCTACTCCTCTTTCGAGGATCTCACAG GAGAGAAAGGGCTGGCTGCGGAGCTGGAGAGTCTATATGGGGAAGTGGATGCTGTGGAGCTGTACCCAGGCCTTCTGGTGGAGCGCCCCAGACCTAACTCTGTCTTCGGGGAGACTATGATCGAAATGGGCTCCCCCTATTCCCTGAAAGGTCTCCTGGGAAACCCCATTTGCTCGCCGGAATACTGGATGCCCAGCACGTTCGGAGGGATTGTGGGCTTTGACATCGTCAACACTGCTTCATTGGAGAGGCTGGTGTGCAGCAATGTCAAAGGTCCTTGTCCTATGGTGTCTTTTCAAGTGCCAGATTTTTTTAGAGTGTTTGAGCAGGCGTCAGCCAACGCAAGCGAGACACACCCGAGTGACGTGAACCCAGGTGTTCTGCTGAAAGAAAGGACTTCAGAGCTTTAA